A window of Clostridiales bacterium genomic DNA:
ATGTCGTCCTCTTTTTTTAGCGAAACGACGCCAAAGCTGCATGTTACATGCCCGATATCCGAAAACTCATGTTCCGAAATAAGTCTTTTTAATCTTTCACCAAATTCTAAGGCTTTATTATGAGGTGTAGCAGGAAGAAGTATAACAAATTCTTCTCCTCCCCACCTTGCAAAAATATCCGTTTCCCTTATGGAATCATTTATGAGACCTGTCATTTCGGTCAGTATTTTGTCTCCTTTGAGGTGACCGTAGCTATCATTGACTATTTTAAAATCATCTATGTCAAGCAAAAGCAAAGATAAATTTAAATTATATCTTTTTGACAGATTTATATTTCGCTTTAGCTCCTCATTAAATTTAAGCCTGTTGTATATGCCTGTAAGGGGATCTGTTATGGACAGCATCAAAAGCGCCCTGTTGTTTATATATTGAATCCGGGCATAACGATTCGTTTTGTACGACGTTATGATGACAAATATCGTAACCAGTGTTAAATATAATAAAATAGCTGAAAACTCATATAAACTAACCTGTCTGAAGTATAAATATGAAATCAAAAGAAAGAAAACAGAGGTCATTATGGAAATACCCGCCACATTTGACCACTTATTCGGTATCAGACAAAATGTTAAAAGCAAAACCACTATTCCAAAAGACAATATAAAAAAATTGGGGGATTCATATATAAAGCAGTTTGCCAAAATAAAAACGGATCCTGTAGATTCTAAAGCACTAATGCTGTGGTATATTGAAAGGCTTTCCTTTGCATATTTCAGTTTGATGTAAAATGTACATACCATGACCATTAAAACAACCCTGTTAATAACAAGCAGAATAAATATA
This region includes:
- a CDS encoding GGDEF domain-containing protein; translation: MNSTLFNTSEDETSKEFLSITAEFKDKNLEKEFMDYEMSNSIKYIRSLFLGLGIFYFLFIIPEYFLIKSLNIFILLVINRVVLMVMVCTFYIKLKYAKESLSIYHSISALESTGSVFILANCFIYESPNFFILSFGIVVLLLTFCLIPNKWSNVAGISIMTSVFFLLISYLYFRQVSLYEFSAILLYLTLVTIFVIITSYKTNRYARIQYINNRALLMLSITDPLTGIYNRLKFNEELKRNINLSKRYNLNLSLLLLDIDDFKIVNDSYGHLKGDKILTEMTGLINDSIRETDIFARWGGEEFVILLPATPHNKALEFGERLKRLISEHEFSDIGHVTCSFGVVSLKKEDDMNSLLQRVDKLLYTAKERGKNCVVNQ